The Labeo rohita strain BAU-BD-2019 chromosome 19, IGBB_LRoh.1.0, whole genome shotgun sequence genome window below encodes:
- the LOC127182343 gene encoding tumor necrosis factor receptor superfamily member 11B-like — translation MFLLCSVCFLLVSALSGANGEEEYTYWRTDPVTRQQLLCNRCPPGSRLRAHCTRSSQTECAPCGAGLFTEFWNYIPDCLRCDTCSDHQTMRVVRPCNGSVNTLCECKAGFYWDEHFCRRHSTCKPGHGVKASGTPHKDTVCELCADGHFADVTQENTTCVTHSACEDHKLLLLPGSRWHDSVCATCDHHDHTPKGWEDLFKPVLSGLHVQFGIPIERMQKLVNRRLRRGSGRRNGKRAAPQHLQRNDGTSEEELLNLPSILEETHQSLLADRIARKILRFQQHCRSREL, via the exons ATG TTTCTCTTATGCTCAGTATGCTTTTTGCTGGTGTCCGCTCTCTCTGGAGCCAATGGTGAGGAAGAGTACACTTACTGGCGCACGGATCCGGTCACCAGACAACAGCTGCTGTGTAATCGGTGTCCCCCGGGATCACGCCTGCGCGCGCACTGCACGCGCTCCAGCCAGACGGAATGCGCCCCGTGCGGTGCGGGTCTGTTCACGGAGTTCTGGAACTACATCCCGGACTGTCTGCGCTGCGACACCTGCTCCGACCATCAGACCATGAGAGTCGTTCGGCCGTGTAACGGATCCGTCAACACACTCTGCGAATGCAAGGCGGGATTCTACTGGGATGAGCACTTCTGCAGGAGACACAGCACCTGCAAACCGGGTCACGGAGTCAAAGCTTCCG GGACGCCGCACAAAGACACGGTGTGTGAGCTCTGCGCAGACGGACACTTCGCAGATGTTACTCAAGAAAACACAACGTGCGTTACTCACAGCGCCTGCGAGGACCATaaactgctgctgctgccgGGATCCAGGTGGCATGACAGTGTGTGTGCAACATGTGACCATCACGATCACACACCGAAAG GTTGGGAGGATTTATTCAAGCCGGTTCTGTCTGGTCTGCACGTTCAGTTTGGGATTCCCATCGAGCGTATGCAGAAGTTAGTGAACCGGCGTCTGCGCAGGGGGAGCGGCAGGAGGAACGGCAAGCGAGCCGCGCCGCAGCATCTCCAGCGGAACGACGGGACGTCTGAGGAGGAACTGCTGAACCTGCCGTCCATCCTGGAGGAAACGCACCAGAGTCTCCTCGCAGACAGAATCGCACGCAAAATCCTGCGATTCCAGCAGCACTGCAGAAGCAGAGAGTTGTAA